The Eremothecium gossypii ATCC 10895 chromosome IV, complete sequence genome contains a region encoding:
- the MOT2 gene encoding CCR4-NOT core ubiquitin-protein ligase subunit MOT2 (Syntenic homolog of Saccharomyces cerevisiae YER068W (MOT2)) has product MENPHVHDNLQHIQAVLSNYDTSFLSDDEEDYCPLCMEPLDITDKNFKPCPCGYQICQFCYNNIRQNPELNGRCPACRRKYDDESVEYIVLSPEELKLERAKQARKERERKQREKERKENEYANRKHLAGMRVIQKNLVYVIGLNPPVPYEEVGALLRSDKYFGQYGKINKIVVNRKTGHNDHQTGYGIYVTFSRKEDAARCIQAVDGTFMDGRQVKAAYGTTKYCSSYLRGQSCPNPNCMFLHEPGEEADSFNKRELSGKQQPHQQPGQQLHQHGSQHLPSQLQSSVHQPAQVHVHQLNAQPHIHHPSPFKGPHNSGAAASNNSNGASAVPSPAQAKAQLHMDDSSSSSTPAAHTPILTPAPLPTGANPWGITQSSTPVSALSKVSSSTAFPTLGEAINTPAPTFNGVQAAASSYNQNGSSKNKKNNDTKNYEDPYDPLCSAVKFIDDTIAFLSDYKCVSYNLRSGLIDDATYASYPSLFSFSNIDVSAESEGILGRKLIDMLAVKPWDQVAATFPAVNEMSPQLQRQVLRQQQMATTPKQQQLVQMQRNNPDPNSQVSPTSQLQQQQLQHSHSQSQQEPPQEPPFSQQQQHRTVVHTPPPGMFVQNGQMSQTQSVPHMVAQTRSNNSTDLLNQLINGKKVTAGT; this is encoded by the coding sequence ATGGAGAATCCTCACGTACATGATAATTTACAACACATCCAGGCGGTGTTATCGAACTACGACACATCGTTTCTCTCGGACGATGAAGAGGACTACTGTCCGCTCTGCATGGAGCCTTTGGACATCACCGATAAGAACTTTAAGCCGTGTCCGTGCGGGTATCAAATCTGTCAGTTCTGCTACAACAACATCAGACAGAACCCGGAGCTAAATGGGCGGTGTCCTGCGTGTCGGCGAAAGTATGATGATGAGTCGGTGGAGTACATTGTTTTGAGCCCCGAGGAGCTGAAACTTGAGCGAGCGAAGCAGGCGCGGAaggagcgcgagcgcaaGCAGCGCGAGAAGGAGCGAAAGGAAAACGAATATGCCAACCGCAAGCATCTCGCCGGCATGCGCGTTATCCAGAAGAATTTGGTATACGTTATTGGCCTGAACCCACCCGTACCGTACGAGGAGGTTGGTGCGCTGTTGCGCTCGGACAAGTACTTTGGGCAGTACGGGAAGATCAACAAGATCGTCGTGAACCGCAAGACAGGCCACAATGACCACCAGACGGGGTATGGGATATATGTTACATTTTCCAGGAAAGAGGATGCTGCTCGCTGTATACAGGCTGTGGATGGTACGTTTATGGATGGGCGGCAGGTGAAGGCGGCATACGGAACCACGAAGTACTGCTCGTCTTATTTGCGCGGACAGTCGTGCCCCAACCCCAATTGCATGTTCTTACACGAGCCGGGAGAAGAAGCTGATTCCTTTAATAAACGAGAGCTCAGTGGCAAGCAGCAGCCGCACCAGCAGCCGGGCCAGCAGTTGCACCAGCACGGTAGCCAGCATCTTCCTTCGCAGTTGCAGTCATCTGTGCACCAGCCGGCTCAAGTACACGTGCACCAGCTAAATGCTCAGCCTCATATTCACCACCCCTCGCCCTTCAAGGGTCCCCATAATTCCGGTGCTGCGGCGTCTAATAACAGTAACGGCGCGTCCGCTGTACCCTCACCCGCACAAGCCAAAGCCCAACTACACATGGATGAcagctcttcctcttcgACACCCGCTGCGCATACCCCAATCCTCACTCCCGCGCCATTACCAACAGGTGCAAACCCATGGGGTATCACACAGTCCTCTACCCCCGTCTCTGCATTATCAAAAGTGTCGAGCTCTACCGCGTTCCCGACGTTAGGCGAGGCTATAAATACCCCTGCGCCTACTTTCAATGGTGTACAGGCCGCCGCCTCCAGTTATAACCAGAACGGGAGCAGTAAAAATAAAAAGAACAACGATACGAAGAATTATGAAGATCCTTATGACCCCTTGTGCAGCGCGGTAAAATTTATTGACGATACAATTGCCTTTTTGTCTGACTATAAGTGCGTTTCCTACAATTTGAGAAGCGGACTCATTGATGACGCAACTTATGCCAGCTACCCCTCTTTGTTTTCCTTTTCCAATATCGACGTTTCCGCGGAATCTGAAGGTATATTAGGAAGAAAGCTTATTGACATGCTTGCGGTTAAGCCATGGGATCAGGTGGCCGCCACCTTCCCTGCTGTAAATGAAATGTCGCCGCAGCTCCAACGGCAAGTCCTGAGACAACAACAGATGGCCACTACTCCcaaacagcagcagctggtgcagATGCAGAGGAATAACCCAGACCCAAACTCACAAGTATCCCCCACCAGCCAGCtacagcaacagcagctACAGCATTCTCATTCGCAGTCCCAGCAGGAGCCTCCACAGGAGCCACCTTTTTcgcagcaacagcagcacaGAACCGTCGTTCATACTCCTCCGCCAGGGATGTTTGTCCAAAACGGCCAGATGTCCCAGACGCAGTCTGTACCGCATATGGTGGCCCAGACCCGTAGTAATAATTCTACCGACCTTCTGAACCAACTGATTAATGGCAAGAAGGTTACTGCCGGCACTTAA